The following proteins are encoded in a genomic region of Thiohalorhabdus sp. Cl-TMA:
- a CDS encoding type II toxin-antitoxin system HipA family toxin — protein MPRRPRYEPLRVLLNNRPVGHLTKRPGGEIRFGYDPAWLEWKYAFPVSLSLPLREDPYRGEPVSAVFDNLLPDAQVLRHRVAERVGAAGTDAYSLLAAIGRDCVGALQFAPGEEREAVGPDSTMIHGEAVDGEAIERLLQGLAQAPLGLGREDPFRISVAGAQEKTALLWDGGQWLRPHGTTPTTHILKPQIGTLPYGMDLSNSVENEFYCLKMAEAFGLPVNHAEIRTFGSTKALVVERFDRQWTRDGRLLRVPQEDCCQALSVPPTRKYQNEGGPGLVDVLGLLRGSDQPHADQATVLKAQTLFWLLGATDGHAKNFSVFLAPGGSYRLTPLYDVVSVQPSLESGQIQPEHMRLAMSVGARRHYKVHEVLGRHFAQSGQEAGLPERLVHDALEEMAGRAREAVERVEAELPAGFPEEIHESVKRGMLDRIRRLERE, from the coding sequence ATGCCGCGTCGGCCTCGGTACGAGCCGCTGCGAGTCCTCCTGAACAATCGCCCAGTCGGGCATCTCACCAAGCGCCCGGGCGGGGAGATCCGTTTTGGGTATGACCCCGCTTGGCTGGAATGGAAGTACGCCTTCCCGGTCTCGCTCTCCCTCCCACTGCGCGAGGATCCTTATCGGGGGGAGCCCGTCTCCGCGGTGTTCGACAACCTGCTCCCGGATGCCCAGGTCCTGCGGCACCGGGTCGCGGAGCGGGTGGGGGCCGCCGGGACCGATGCCTATAGCCTTCTTGCCGCCATCGGCCGCGATTGTGTCGGTGCCCTGCAATTCGCCCCGGGAGAGGAGAGGGAGGCGGTCGGCCCGGATTCCACCATGATCCATGGCGAGGCGGTCGACGGGGAGGCCATCGAGCGGCTTCTCCAGGGGCTCGCCCAGGCCCCTCTGGGGCTTGGCCGCGAGGACCCGTTCCGCATTTCGGTGGCCGGGGCCCAGGAAAAGACCGCGTTACTGTGGGACGGCGGGCAATGGCTGCGGCCGCACGGTACAACCCCGACCACGCACATCCTCAAGCCCCAGATCGGGACCCTGCCCTACGGCATGGACCTATCGAACAGTGTCGAGAATGAATTCTATTGCCTGAAGATGGCCGAGGCATTCGGACTGCCGGTGAACCACGCGGAAATCCGGACCTTCGGTAGCACGAAGGCCCTGGTGGTCGAGCGTTTCGACCGGCAGTGGACACGGGATGGCCGGTTGCTACGGGTCCCGCAGGAGGATTGCTGCCAGGCCCTGTCGGTCCCGCCGACACGCAAGTACCAGAACGAAGGCGGGCCGGGCTTGGTGGATGTGCTGGGCCTGCTGCGGGGAAGCGATCAGCCGCACGCAGATCAGGCCACGGTCCTCAAGGCGCAGACCCTGTTCTGGCTGCTGGGGGCAACCGATGGCCATGCCAAGAATTTCAGTGTGTTTCTTGCTCCGGGGGGCAGTTATCGCCTGACCCCGCTCTATGATGTGGTAAGCGTCCAGCCAAGCCTGGAATCGGGCCAGATCCAGCCCGAGCACATGCGTCTGGCCATGTCCGTGGGAGCCCGTCGTCACTACAAGGTCCATGAGGTCCTCGGCAGGCATTTCGCCCAATCCGGCCAAGAGGCGGGGCTGCCGGAAAGGCTCGTACACGATGCCCTTGAGGAGATGGCGGGCAGGGCTCGGGAAGCGGTGGAAAGGGTCGAGGCCGAGCTGCCGGCCGGTTTCCCCGAAGAAATCCATGAATCCGTGAAACGGGGAATGTTGGATCGAATCCGCAGGCTGGAGCGGGAATAG
- a CDS encoding helix-turn-helix transcriptional regulator, producing MADLVRTPEQLGSVVRRARKKQGLTQAALGKVAGVRQETISIIETGNPAAKLETLLAVFVALDLDLRIDPRSKGGGVDLEEIF from the coding sequence ATGGCCGATCTCGTGCGGACGCCGGAGCAGCTCGGAAGTGTGGTACGCCGGGCCCGCAAGAAGCAGGGGCTGACCCAGGCAGCTCTCGGGAAGGTGGCGGGGGTGCGTCAGGAGACGATCTCCATCATTGAGACGGGCAATCCCGCGGCCAAGCTGGAAACGCTCCTGGCCGTCTTCGTCGCTCTGGATCTCGACCTCCGCATCGATCCGCGGTCCAAGGGCGGGGGCGTGGATCTCGAGGAGATCTTCTGA
- a CDS encoding DUF1566 domain-containing protein, producing the protein MAKAGWQRIKNRNGWGLVLVAGAMLHLLSGCSGGGSGGSEDNDPSQTDNGAPTAETASLTTARGLEATVSLTASDPENDTLTYAVSAAPDHGSADIAGDGTLTYTPDAGFLGDDALTYRVTDGNGNEATAEVTVAVPGLNDTGITACGDYAYGNTGNHDNHVDCDDTAEATQTESGTDAEGDPVPAGQDAVYGRDAAERNGTLTKEGGGSAGFDFTKIGSNGNALDANATDWTCVRDNVTGLMWEGKTDDGGLRDKDHTYTWYSPDGDTNGGSAGTQDGGTCAGGIDCDTESYVAEVNNAALCGHSDWRMPTPAELASIVDNSTIGPAVDTGYFPHTAASNYWSASPYAGNSSYAWDVYFFSGLVGNNFKGDANGVRLVRGGQ; encoded by the coding sequence ATGGCAAAGGCGGGTTGGCAGCGCATTAAGAATCGAAATGGCTGGGGTCTGGTCCTGGTTGCGGGAGCCATGCTCCATCTACTGAGCGGCTGCTCCGGAGGAGGCTCCGGGGGATCGGAGGATAATGATCCTTCGCAGACGGACAACGGCGCCCCCACCGCCGAAACCGCCAGTCTGACCACGGCCCGCGGCCTGGAGGCCACCGTCTCCCTGACCGCCAGCGACCCGGAAAACGACACCCTCACCTACGCGGTGAGCGCCGCCCCCGACCACGGCTCGGCGGACATCGCCGGCGATGGCACGCTGACCTATACCCCGGACGCCGGATTCCTCGGCGATGACGCCCTCACCTACCGGGTCACCGACGGTAACGGCAACGAGGCCACGGCCGAGGTCACCGTCGCCGTGCCCGGCCTCAACGACACTGGCATCACGGCCTGCGGCGACTACGCCTACGGCAATACCGGCAATCATGACAACCATGTAGATTGCGATGACACTGCCGAGGCCACGCAGACCGAATCCGGCACCGATGCGGAAGGCGATCCGGTCCCCGCCGGCCAGGACGCGGTCTACGGCCGCGACGCCGCCGAGCGCAACGGTACCCTGACTAAGGAGGGCGGCGGCAGCGCCGGCTTCGACTTCACCAAGATCGGTTCCAACGGCAACGCCCTGGACGCCAATGCCACCGACTGGACCTGCGTGCGCGACAACGTTACCGGCCTGATGTGGGAGGGGAAGACCGATGACGGCGGCCTGCGGGACAAGGACCACACCTACACCTGGTACAGCCCCGACGGCGATACCAACGGCGGCAGCGCCGGCACCCAGGACGGCGGCACCTGCGCCGGGGGCATCGACTGCGACACCGAGAGCTACGTGGCTGAAGTCAACAACGCCGCCCTGTGCGGCCACAGCGACTGGCGCATGCCCACCCCGGCCGAGCTGGCCTCCATCGTCGACAACAGCACCATTGGCCCGGCCGTGGACACCGGCTATTTCCCCCATACCGCTGCTTCAAATTACTGGTCGGCCTCGCCGTACGCCGGGAATTCGAGCTATGCGTGGGACGTCTACTTCTTCTCTGGCTTGGTCGGCAACAATTTTAAGGGCGATGCCAACGGTGTTCGCCTCGTGCGCGGCGGACAGTGA
- a CDS encoding DUF2333 family protein: MTTKDEPIDWGERLNRLLDFLQEIYARARRLFSFQWMPGGAWTGYLAGGVLTLGLVIPFLLSLWWGIQPGRFNVVENARQLAAERGHPDTGELTPGYVSVAALDQLTSFLLDKPGGYLHNDILPPGMLMDNMPSFERGVVIQIRDFAEALRDDMTRSQTQSREDPDLAMADPQFSFDFNKWGVLFITSTEHEYRKGQEALRAYLDRLAEAENGAEAQFYVRADNLRDWLKTVEMRLGDYAQQLAAARTEIRVQRNLEREPAGTKAKHEPSNEVIATPWMEVDNVWWEARGASYGLLHLLKGIRHDFRPVLKDKNALPSMNHVIRELRMALHEKDAWMVLNGEPFGLLANHSMTMSSYMARANAAVIDLRNLLEQG; encoded by the coding sequence TTGACCACCAAGGACGAGCCCATCGACTGGGGGGAGCGCCTCAATCGCTTGCTGGACTTCCTCCAAGAAATCTATGCACGAGCTCGTCGACTCTTCAGCTTTCAGTGGATGCCCGGGGGAGCTTGGACCGGCTACCTCGCCGGAGGAGTGCTCACCCTGGGCTTGGTGATTCCTTTCCTCCTCAGTCTCTGGTGGGGCATTCAGCCCGGTCGCTTCAATGTGGTGGAGAACGCCCGACAACTGGCCGCGGAGCGCGGTCACCCGGACACGGGCGAGCTGACACCCGGCTACGTTTCCGTGGCGGCCCTGGATCAGCTCACTAGCTTCCTCCTGGACAAGCCTGGCGGCTACCTGCACAACGACATCCTTCCGCCCGGTATGCTCATGGACAACATGCCCTCCTTCGAACGGGGCGTGGTCATCCAGATCCGCGATTTCGCCGAGGCGCTGCGTGACGACATGACCCGCTCGCAGACCCAGTCCCGCGAGGACCCGGACCTGGCGATGGCGGACCCGCAGTTCTCCTTCGACTTCAACAAATGGGGCGTGCTGTTCATCACCTCCACCGAGCACGAGTACCGTAAGGGCCAGGAGGCCCTGCGCGCCTATCTGGACCGTCTGGCCGAGGCGGAGAACGGCGCCGAGGCCCAGTTCTACGTTCGTGCCGACAATCTGCGGGACTGGCTGAAAACCGTGGAGATGCGTCTAGGCGACTACGCCCAGCAGCTCGCTGCTGCACGGACCGAGATCCGTGTCCAACGCAATCTGGAACGTGAGCCCGCCGGCACCAAGGCCAAGCACGAGCCCTCCAACGAGGTCATCGCCACGCCCTGGATGGAGGTGGACAACGTCTGGTGGGAGGCGCGGGGCGCCAGCTACGGCCTGCTCCATCTTCTGAAGGGCATCCGCCACGACTTCCGGCCGGTGCTCAAGGACAAGAACGCCCTGCCCAGCATGAACCACGTCATCCGCGAGCTGCGCATGGCCCTGCACGAAAAGGACGCCTGGATGGTGCTCAACGGCGAGCCCTTCGGCCTGCTGGCCAACCACTCCATGACCATGTCCTCCTACATGGCCCGGGCCAACGCCGCTGTCATCGACCTGCGCAACCTGCTGGAGCAGGGGTGA
- a CDS encoding ribonuclease H-like domain-containing protein, which yields MSRLKGRLADLRRQTGQRPDAPAPESRPAPAGPSLAERVQRAGGARRPPRENLGPEELAERIGAEPLAEGVLVRDRRLSLAEGSEGAALGGAAGVPEALPEATGWDPGRAVFLDTETTGLAGGSGTVAFLVGLARIEGDALVQRQLLLTHFGGEAALLAAVADWLGEGDYLVTFNGKRFDVPLLTTRCLLAGRADPLAGRSHLDLLYPFRRLFGRRFPDCRLATAEQRLLGVTRPDDLPGAEAPQAWFDFLHAGDAGRLPAVVQHNERDLLALAALVPVLDRIHAEPGAWGADVLAAARGHLQRGAEEQAFALLAAQRDALDGEGLRELARLHRRREEWPLALALWEELAARGCRDSRERLAKYWEHIARDMEKALAWAAPLAGTPEGDRRLARLREKGAVDRDLQGEKRLGG from the coding sequence ATGAGCCGCCTCAAGGGCCGCCTCGCCGACCTGCGGCGCCAGACCGGCCAGCGGCCGGATGCGCCGGCGCCGGAATCGCGCCCCGCGCCCGCCGGCCCCAGCCTGGCCGAGCGGGTGCAGCGCGCCGGCGGTGCCCGCCGCCCGCCCCGGGAGAACCTGGGTCCGGAGGAACTGGCCGAGCGCATCGGCGCCGAGCCCCTGGCCGAGGGCGTGCTGGTGCGCGACCGCCGCCTGTCCCTGGCCGAAGGCTCCGAAGGGGCGGCGCTAGGCGGCGCGGCCGGTGTGCCGGAAGCGCTCCCCGAGGCCACCGGTTGGGATCCGGGGCGTGCCGTCTTTCTGGACACGGAAACCACCGGCCTCGCCGGCGGCAGCGGCACCGTGGCCTTCCTGGTGGGGCTGGCCCGCATCGAGGGGGACGCCCTGGTCCAGCGCCAGCTCCTGCTCACCCACTTCGGTGGCGAGGCCGCCCTGCTCGCGGCGGTGGCGGACTGGCTGGGGGAGGGCGATTACCTGGTTACCTTCAACGGCAAGCGTTTCGACGTGCCGCTGCTGACCACCCGCTGCCTGCTCGCCGGCCGTGCCGACCCCCTGGCCGGGCGGTCCCACCTGGACCTGCTCTACCCCTTCCGCCGCTTGTTCGGCCGGCGATTCCCCGACTGCCGCCTGGCCACCGCCGAGCAGCGCCTGCTCGGCGTCACCCGCCCCGACGACCTCCCCGGCGCCGAGGCGCCCCAGGCCTGGTTCGACTTCCTCCACGCCGGCGATGCCGGCCGTCTGCCCGCGGTGGTGCAGCACAACGAGCGCGACCTGCTGGCCCTGGCCGCCCTGGTTCCGGTGTTGGACCGCATCCATGCCGAGCCCGGCGCATGGGGCGCCGACGTCCTGGCCGCCGCCCGGGGCCACCTCCAGCGCGGCGCGGAGGAGCAGGCCTTCGCGCTGCTGGCCGCCCAACGCGACGCTTTGGACGGCGAAGGCCTGCGCGAGCTGGCCCGGCTGCACCGGCGCCGCGAAGAGTGGCCATTGGCCCTGGCCCTCTGGGAGGAGCTGGCCGCCCGGGGCTGCCGCGATTCCCGGGAGCGGCTGGCCAAGTACTGGGAGCACATTGCCCGTGACATGGAAAAGGCCCTGGCCTGGGCGGCGCCCCTGGCGGGAACCCCGGAGGGGGATCGCCGCTTGGCACGGTTGCGGGAGAAAGGAGCGGTAGACCGTGATTTGCAAGGGGAGAAAAGGCTCGGCGGCTAG
- a CDS encoding efflux RND transporter periplasmic adaptor subunit has protein sequence MHWRKRLIGGTAGLLLAVALAYGFWPRPLPVDTAVVSRGPLRETIEQEGQTRVRDRFVVAAPVTGRLVRHDWEVGDRVEKGQELLRIDPAASPLLDPRSRARAEARAAQTEAAMDRARAELEAAESQADFAEHSLNRIRRLHQGGKASDAELDQARNRARVADAGLRSARFSVRVAEFERNMARTALERGTDAMRPLVLTAPVSGKILAVQEESRVPVQPGQPLLTIGDTASLEAVMDVLSSDAVRIRAGTAVEFIGWGGEGALEGRVRRVEPAGYTKVSALGVEEQRVDVVADFTSPRAQWRRLGHGYRVDARFILWAAEDALQVPESALFRYKGHWAVFMVAEGEARRREVEVGHRGGLRAQVLAGLQEGQRVIVHPPSKLRPGARVAARGEQGSEYLP, from the coding sequence ATGCACTGGCGCAAGCGATTGATCGGGGGAACGGCGGGCTTGCTGCTGGCCGTCGCCCTCGCCTACGGCTTCTGGCCCCGCCCCCTTCCGGTGGACACTGCGGTGGTCTCCCGCGGGCCGCTGCGGGAGACCATCGAGCAGGAGGGCCAGACCCGGGTTCGCGACCGCTTCGTGGTGGCGGCCCCGGTCACCGGACGGCTCGTGCGCCACGACTGGGAGGTGGGCGACCGGGTGGAAAAGGGCCAGGAGCTGCTGCGTATCGACCCGGCCGCCTCTCCCCTCCTCGACCCCCGCAGCCGCGCCCGGGCCGAGGCCCGGGCTGCCCAGACCGAGGCCGCCATGGATCGGGCGCGTGCGGAGCTCGAGGCCGCCGAGTCCCAGGCCGATTTCGCCGAGCACTCCCTGAACCGAATCCGCCGGCTGCACCAGGGCGGCAAGGCCTCCGACGCCGAGCTGGACCAGGCCCGCAACCGGGCCCGCGTAGCGGATGCCGGTCTGCGCTCGGCCCGGTTCAGCGTCCGGGTCGCGGAGTTTGAGCGGAACATGGCCCGCACCGCCCTCGAACGGGGCACCGATGCAATGCGGCCGCTGGTCCTGACGGCACCTGTCTCCGGAAAAATCCTGGCGGTGCAGGAGGAAAGCCGCGTCCCGGTGCAACCCGGCCAACCGCTGCTCACCATCGGCGATACGGCCTCGCTGGAGGCAGTCATGGACGTCCTGTCCAGCGATGCCGTCCGCATCCGGGCCGGCACCGCCGTGGAGTTCATCGGCTGGGGCGGCGAGGGCGCCCTCGAAGGCCGCGTCCGGCGCGTTGAGCCGGCGGGCTACACGAAGGTTTCCGCCCTTGGCGTGGAGGAACAGCGGGTGGACGTGGTAGCCGACTTCACGAGCCCCCGTGCGCAATGGCGGCGTCTGGGCCACGGCTATCGGGTGGATGCGCGCTTCATCCTGTGGGCTGCCGAGGACGCCTTACAGGTCCCCGAAAGCGCCCTCTTCCGATATAAGGGCCATTGGGCGGTGTTCATGGTGGCGGAGGGCGAGGCACGGCGGCGGGAAGTGGAGGTCGGCCATCGAGGGGGTCTGCGCGCCCAGGTGCTCGCCGGGCTTCAGGAGGGGCAGCGGGTGATCGTCCATCCCCCGAGCAAGCTGCGCCCCGGGGCACGGGTGGCTGCCCGGGGCGAACAGGGTTCCGAGTATCTGCCCTAG
- a CDS encoding IS701 family transposase: MGIPQAGEDPLPDLEAFLAPFGRLLKRSESRHALERYTTGLLANIPHKTASAMGEVLPGTNGQRLQELLTRTRWNAEAMDRLRIQHLSWHARAGQGALIFDDTGLPKKGGASVGVGRQYSGTLGRVDNCQVLVTAHYVDRAFDWPVNARLYLPQDWADDPARRRRAQVPEAVPFRTKGEIALTLFDEARVAGLTVGAVVADAGYGDQAPFLDGLEARDQPYAVAVGKQAPFRDAAAVESDPGDPEPPPYQGVGRPRKASTLADRVPKATAEALIGELPESAWQEVAWRQGTQGALVKEFAAHRVYRSGSRGAHRPTRGWLVGERPRPGHAGDTKYYFAWGLDEMPLAELVALIHVRWAIERFYQDAKGELGLDDYEGRLWPGFHRHVALVMLAHSYLALQRALGPSTERPPPKDGDPGNEPPDPGGFPPSGPGEHRRPEAPCPDNLV; this comes from the coding sequence ATGGGCATACCGCAAGCGGGCGAAGACCCTTTGCCGGACCTGGAGGCGTTTTTGGCCCCCTTTGGGAGGCTTCTCAAGCGCTCCGAGAGCCGTCATGCCCTGGAACGGTACACGACGGGGCTTTTGGCGAACATTCCGCATAAGACGGCCTCGGCGATGGGAGAGGTCTTGCCCGGGACGAATGGGCAACGGCTCCAGGAGCTGCTGACGCGAACGCGCTGGAACGCCGAGGCCATGGACCGGCTCCGGATCCAGCACCTGAGCTGGCATGCCCGCGCCGGGCAAGGCGCGCTGATCTTCGACGACACGGGCCTGCCCAAGAAGGGCGGTGCCTCCGTGGGCGTGGGGCGGCAGTATTCGGGCACGCTGGGCCGGGTGGACAACTGCCAAGTTCTGGTTACGGCCCATTACGTCGACCGGGCCTTCGACTGGCCGGTGAACGCCCGCCTGTATTTGCCGCAGGACTGGGCCGACGATCCGGCCCGCCGGAGGCGGGCTCAGGTGCCGGAAGCGGTGCCCTTTCGGACCAAGGGCGAGATCGCCCTGACCCTGTTCGACGAGGCCCGGGTGGCCGGCCTGACGGTGGGGGCCGTGGTGGCCGATGCCGGGTACGGCGATCAGGCGCCGTTTCTGGATGGCCTGGAGGCCCGGGACCAGCCTTATGCCGTGGCCGTGGGCAAGCAGGCCCCTTTCCGGGACGCGGCCGCCGTGGAATCGGATCCCGGCGACCCCGAGCCGCCGCCCTACCAGGGGGTGGGCCGACCGCGGAAGGCGAGCACATTGGCCGACCGGGTGCCCAAGGCGACGGCCGAGGCCTTGATTGGTGAGCTGCCGGAATCGGCCTGGCAGGAGGTGGCCTGGCGCCAGGGCACGCAGGGCGCGCTGGTCAAAGAATTCGCGGCTCACCGGGTCTACCGAAGCGGTTCCCGGGGCGCCCATCGGCCCACCCGGGGCTGGCTGGTCGGCGAGCGTCCACGGCCGGGTCATGCGGGCGACACCAAGTATTACTTCGCCTGGGGACTGGATGAGATGCCCCTGGCCGAGCTGGTGGCCCTGATCCACGTGCGCTGGGCCATTGAACGGTTCTATCAGGACGCCAAGGGCGAGCTGGGGCTCGACGATTACGAGGGCCGGCTATGGCCCGGCTTTCATCGCCATGTGGCCCTGGTCATGCTGGCACACAGTTACCTGGCCTTGCAGCGGGCACTGGGCCCGAGCACGGAAAGGCCGCCGCCGAAGGACGGCGATCCGGGGAACGAGCCCCCGGATCCCGGGGGTTTTCCCCCCAGCGGACCGGGTGAGCATCGCCGCCCTGAGGCGCCGTGTCCTGACAACCTTGTTTGA
- a CDS encoding MBL fold metallo-hydrolase, producing MIFRQLFEDISSTYTYLIGSEQTGRAILVDPVLPTWQRDLEVTRDLGLTLAYTLETHIHADHITSARMMKQEVGSGIAGPSLDGLPCTDVPVDEANPFEMDDVRLEALHTPGHTDNHMAYKLGDRVLTGDALLIDGCGRTDFQNGHAPTLYRSVHDKLFTLPDDQLVHPGHDYHGRWVSTIGQEKGRNARLGQGKSEAEFLEIMSNLNLAHPKFIDHAVPGNQACGECPSDIPEHLQKYCGEMEQSPQG from the coding sequence ATGATCTTTCGCCAGCTCTTCGAGGACATATCCAGCACCTACACCTACCTCATCGGCAGCGAGCAAACGGGCCGCGCCATCCTGGTGGACCCGGTGCTGCCAACTTGGCAGCGGGACCTGGAGGTGACCCGTGACCTCGGCCTGACACTCGCCTATACCCTGGAAACCCACATCCACGCCGACCACATAACCTCGGCGCGCATGATGAAGCAGGAGGTGGGCAGCGGTATTGCCGGCCCCTCCCTGGACGGCCTGCCGTGTACGGATGTGCCCGTGGACGAGGCCAACCCTTTCGAGATGGACGACGTCCGCCTGGAGGCGCTGCACACCCCCGGGCATACCGACAACCATATGGCCTACAAGTTGGGCGATCGGGTGCTCACCGGCGATGCCCTGCTGATCGACGGCTGCGGACGCACCGATTTCCAGAACGGCCACGCCCCCACCCTCTATCGCAGCGTCCACGACAAGCTGTTCACTTTGCCCGATGACCAGCTCGTCCACCCGGGCCACGACTACCACGGACGCTGGGTCTCCACAATCGGTCAGGAAAAGGGCCGCAATGCGCGCCTGGGCCAGGGCAAAAGCGAGGCGGAGTTCCTGGAGATCATGAGCAACCTCAACCTGGCCCACCCCAAATTCATCGACCACGCCGTGCCAGGGAACCAAGCGTGCGGCGAGTGCCCATCCGATATTCCCGAGCACCTGCAAAAGTATTGCGGGGAAATGGAGCAGAGCCCCCAGGGTTGA
- a CDS encoding type II toxin-antitoxin system VapB family antitoxin: MRTSIELDEELLEAAFRYAPVKTKRELVDLALRELLEHHRRKDLRELRGQGGIAPDYDHKALRERGGSA; this comes from the coding sequence ATGCGGACCAGTATCGAGCTGGATGAGGAGCTGTTAGAGGCGGCGTTCCGCTACGCCCCGGTGAAAACCAAGCGGGAGCTGGTGGATCTGGCGCTGCGGGAGCTCCTGGAGCACCATCGCCGCAAGGATCTGCGGGAGCTACGCGGACAGGGGGGTATCGCTCCGGACTATGACCACAAGGCCCTGCGCGAGCGCGGGGGCTCTGCGTGA
- a CDS encoding DUF1566 domain-containing protein: MRATLIRQSVVAVLALALAGPAGAQTCNDSIPKTAPDSRYITDNGTDGTVTDKSTGLTWKRCSEGETWDGSTCTGSAATYTWQEALQRAQNVNEGTAGDSLGHSDWRLPNKNELASLVERACHSPAVNATIFPNTGASWYWSASPYADFSSRAWKVDFDDGVVKFSDKDDAYRVRLVRGGQ; encoded by the coding sequence ATGCGCGCAACCTTGATCCGGCAATCCGTGGTCGCGGTGCTGGCCCTGGCCCTGGCCGGGCCCGCGGGCGCCCAGACCTGCAATGACAGCATCCCCAAGACCGCCCCGGACAGCCGCTACATTACGGACAACGGCACCGACGGCACGGTGACCGACAAGAGCACCGGCCTCACTTGGAAGCGCTGCTCCGAGGGCGAGACCTGGGACGGCTCCACCTGCACCGGCAGCGCGGCCACCTACACCTGGCAGGAGGCCCTGCAGCGGGCGCAGAATGTTAATGAGGGCACCGCGGGCGACAGCCTCGGCCACAGCGACTGGCGCCTGCCCAACAAGAACGAGCTGGCCTCTCTGGTGGAGCGGGCCTGCCATTCACCGGCCGTCAACGCCACCATCTTTCCCAACACGGGCGCTTCGTGGTACTGGTCGGCCTCGCCTTACGCCGACTTTTCGAGCCGCGCGTGGAAGGTCGACTTCGATGATGGCGTCGTCAAATTCAGCGATAAGGACGATGCCTACCGCGTTCGCCTCGTGCGCGGCGGACAGTGA